One Bacteroidota bacterium genomic window carries:
- a CDS encoding class II aldolase/adducin family protein, which yields MQEEGVIKYQCHHRPGTLPVADLLSLHELRQHFYQLGGIGYDSLHQVGYGNASVRVAQGFIITASQTGHLPALSGEHLSWVYRCAPSQNELWCQGRYPASSEAMTHHSIYETRPEVQLIAHIHHPACWQQGLHRLPTTPADVAYGTPEMATCVAALLGRHTAIPGLFLTAGHTDGVFVYAQSLEELLSYWEARYPG from the coding sequence ATGCAAGAAGAGGGGGTAATCAAATACCAGTGCCACCATAGGCCAGGCACGCTGCCCGTGGCCGACCTGCTGTCCCTCCACGAGCTTCGCCAGCACTTCTATCAGCTGGGTGGCATAGGCTACGATAGCCTGCACCAGGTGGGCTATGGCAATGCCAGCGTGCGGGTAGCCCAGGGCTTTATCATCACAGCAAGCCAAACCGGCCACCTGCCGGCCCTGTCGGGCGAGCACCTTAGCTGGGTATACCGCTGCGCACCCAGCCAGAATGAGCTGTGGTGCCAGGGCCGGTACCCGGCCAGCAGCGAGGCCATGACCCACCACAGCATATACGAAACCCGGCCCGAGGTACAGCTTATTGCACACATACACCACCCAGCCTGCTGGCAGCAGGGCCTGCACAGGCTGCCCACCACACCCGCAGATGTGGCCTACGGCACACCCGAGATGGCCACCTGTGTAGCAGCACTGCTAGGCCGCCACACCGCTATACCCGGGCTTTTCCTTACAGCCGGGCATACCGACGGTGTGTTTGTCTATGCCCAAAGCCTGGAGGAGCTACTGAGCTACTGGGAGGCCCGCTACCCAGGCTAA
- a CDS encoding glycosyltransferase family 2 protein — protein sequence MGMTDAPQVSIVIPVYNEAESLPELLSWIDRVCTAHQLSYETILVDDGSQDASWAVIQEQQARYASLRAVRFQRNYGKSAALNIGFQKSRGQVVITLDADLQDSPDEIPELVRMIRTEGMHLVSGWKQKRHDPLGKRLPSRFFNYTTRLITGIQLHDFNCGLKAYDHQVVKSIEVYGEMHRYIPYLAKSAGFGRIGEKVVRHYPRKFGYSKFGFERYLNGFLDLLSVSFMARFGRKPMHFFGVWGTLSMLLGFGITLWLVVQKVLYATGVLGVGFRMRDVVDQPLFYMALALGVIGVQLFLAGFIGELVARSAADRNQYLIRDEIS from the coding sequence ATGGGTATGACAGACGCACCTCAGGTTTCAATTGTGATTCCGGTATACAACGAAGCGGAATCTCTGCCCGAACTGCTAAGCTGGATAGACCGGGTGTGCACAGCGCACCAGCTGAGCTACGAAACCATCCTGGTAGACGATGGCAGCCAGGATGCCAGCTGGGCGGTGATACAGGAGCAGCAGGCCCGCTACGCTAGCCTGCGGGCAGTGCGCTTTCAGCGCAACTATGGCAAGAGTGCTGCCCTGAATATCGGCTTTCAAAAGAGCCGGGGCCAGGTGGTGATAACCCTGGATGCCGACCTACAGGATAGCCCGGACGAGATACCCGAGCTGGTGCGCATGATCCGCACAGAGGGGATGCACCTAGTAAGCGGCTGGAAGCAAAAGCGCCACGACCCCCTGGGCAAGCGCCTGCCCAGCAGGTTTTTCAACTACACCACCCGCCTGATAACCGGCATACAGCTACACGACTTTAACTGTGGCCTGAAGGCCTATGACCACCAGGTGGTAAAAAGCATAGAGGTATACGGCGAGATGCACCGCTACATCCCCTACCTGGCCAAGAGTGCGGGCTTTGGGCGCATAGGCGAAAAAGTAGTGCGCCACTACCCACGCAAGTTTGGCTATAGCAAGTTTGGCTTTGAGCGCTACCTGAATGGTTTTCTGGACCTGCTCTCCGTTAGCTTTATGGCTCGGTTTGGCCGCAAGCCCATGCACTTCTTTGGTGTGTGGGGCACGCTCTCCATGCTGCTGGGCTTTGGCATTACCCTCTGGCTGGTGGTGCAGAAGGTGCTGTATGCCACGGGTGTGCTGGGTGTGGGCTTCCGCATGCGCGATGTGGTAGACCAGCCCCTGTTCTACATGGCCCTTGCGCTCGGTGTTATCGGCGTACAGTTGTTTCTGGCAGGCTTCATAGGCGAGCTGGTGGCGCGTAGCGCTGCCGACCGGAACCAGTACCTCATTCGCGACGAGATCTCCTGA